The sequence ATCACCTGCTTTCCCCGGACATCTCAGGAGGTTCCTCACAGATTTTGACATTTACCGGGTCAAAACAGGGGTTGATGAGGTATTTCCGGATCTCGCGTGGCTTGAAGATGAGCTTGAACTGGCTTTCAGTTACTTCATGTACTATTTCCCCGGCTACCGGGTTCCCGATATATACACCTACATTTCGGGATTCAACCAGTCCGTTATTACCTCTGAAGGAATCATAGGCATAGGCCTGGACAAATATCTCGGATCCGGTCATGTTTTTTACTCACAGTTGCAGCTGCCGTTGTATCAGAGGCAGGTCATGCACCCCGGAAAGATCGCATCGGATTGTATGATGGCATGGGCGATGATGGAATTTGAGTTTGATGAAAGTGAGGATAACCTGCTCAGCCATATTATTCATCACGGGAAGATGCTTTACTTTCTTGATGCTGTTCTTCCCGGTCAGCATGATACACTGAAAACAGGTTTTACCGAACAGCAGCTTCAGTGGTGCAGGAGGAATGAAGATCTCATGTGGACCTACCTGGTTGAAAACAAATTACTCTTCTCTACCGATGTGAGGACAATCAGCCGGTTTGTCAATCCTGCTCCCTTTACAAGGGAGTTTACAAGTGAATCTCCCGGCCGGGCAGCTCTCTGGCTTGGCTGGCAGATCGTTTCCTCCTACATGAGCCGCAACCGGGATGTAACACTTTCAGAGCTGATGGAAGATACCGATTACCAGAGAATACTAAACCAGGCAAGGTACCGGCCTTAAAGGCTTACCGTGATGATCGCCCGGTGTTACCGGTATTAACAAAAAAACAGTCATTATGAGGTCAGATATTGAAATAGCCCGAAGCATCAGTATGAAGCACATTTCTGAGATTGCTGCCGGAATGGGCATTGATGAAAATGATCTTGAGCTTTATGGAAAGTACAAGGCCAAGATACCACTTAAATATATCGACAGGGAAAAGGTTGATAAAAGTACCCTGATCCTGGTAAGCGCAATATCGCCCACTCCTGCCGGTGAAGGCAAGACAACAGTTTCGATCGGCCTTTCTCTGGGCCTCAACAGGATAGGTAAAAAGAGTGCGGTCGTTCTGCGTGAGCCTTCACTTGGACCTGTATTCGGGATCAAGGGCGGCGCAGCCGGCGGAGGATATTCACAGGTTCTGCCGATGGAGGACATAAACCTGCATTTTACCGGCGATTTCAGCGCCATTGAAAAGGCAAACAATCTTCTTGCTGCGCTGATCGATAACAATATACAGAGCAAAACACGCAGCATAGGCATTGACCCACGCACTGTCCTCTGGAAAAGGGTAATGGATATGAATGACCGGTCGCTGCGTAATGTTATTGTAGGCCTTGGGGGCACTATGAGCGGTGTACCCCGTGAGGGAGGATTTAATATAACCGCTGCCTCAGAGATCATGGCGGCCCTCTGCCTGGCCGATGACCTGCAGGATCTGAAGAGAAAGATGGGAAACATCTTCATCGGGTTAACCCACGACAAAAAGCCCGTCTATGCCCGTGACCTGAAGGCTCACGGCGCCATGACAGCCCTGCTTAAGGATGCCATTATGCCGAATCTTGTCCAGACCACCGGGCACACACCTGCCATAATCCATGGTGGACCGTTTGCAAACATAGCACAGGGCACCAATTCAGTCATTGCTACAAGAATGGGCTTGTCGTTATCTGATTACGTGGTTACAGAGGCCGGTTTCGGGTTCGATCTGGGTGCGGAGAAGTTTTTTGACATCAAATGCGGTTATTCGGGGCTCTCACCAAGAGCCGTTGTCCTTGTAGCCACAGTCAGGGCCCTCAGGTATCACGGCGGAGCTGATATCAAGAATATCAGTGAGCCTGATCCGGGTGCAGTGGAAAAGGGATTGTCAAATCTGACAAAGCATGTTGAGAATATAGCCCAGTTTGGCATATGCGCCGTTGTTGCAATAAACCGGTTTGCAACAGATACAGATGAGGAGATAGGTATGATAAATGGGCATTGTCAGAAGATTGGTATAGAAGCAGTTGAGGCTGATGTCTGGGCTAAAGGCGGCAAAGGTGCTGAAGAACTTGCCAAAGTGGTTAGCAGCGTTGCCGATAACTGCAGGAACAGGTTCAAGCCGATGTATGACTGGAACTGGGACATTCCCCGTAAGGTTGAAACGGTGGCCAGGAAGATTTACGGTGCCAATGCAGTTGATTTTACCAGGAAGGCAAGGGCTGATCTTGACAAGATAGAGAAGCTGGGGCTTGACAAGCTTCCGGTTTGTATAGCAAAGACACAGAAATCATTGTCCGACAACCCCGAGCTTCTCGGCAGGCCCAAAGATTTTGTGGTAACTGTTCGCGAGATCGAGATTGCTGCCGGAGCCGGTTTCGTGATTCCTATAACGGGCGATATTATGAGGATGCCCGGCCTTCCTGCAGTGCCTGCTGCAGAGGGGATGGATATTGATGAACAGGGCAATATTACCGGACTTGTCTGATCAGGTGGGATAAGCTCTCCGGCAATTAATATATGTAGTCCTGGCGGTGGTCAATGTGAACCCGAGGCTGATCAGACATGGTCCGGCAGACTTTCAGGTATAATCCTTTCCCAATAACAAAGGCTACCCGGTCAGGGCAGCCTTTGTTTATGCTGCAATATCACTTTTATTCCGGATGGATTGCCTCAACAGGGCACACATCGACACATGCACCGCAATCGGTACATGCTTCAGGATCTATAACATAGATATCTCCTTCTGATATTGCTTCCACGGGACATTCGTCAATGCAGCTCCCGCATGCGGTACAATCATCATTTATTACGTAAGCCATCTCTTGGTTGATTTTAGGTTAACGATTATGATCAGACAGATTTGAAATTTCAAGTAAAATTAATACAATGATTTTACTAAAAAACTGCATAATGTCATTTTTTGACAAAAACTGCCGGTGAAAGCTGGTTGCCCGAAAGGAAAACGTGCTGAAAACTGTATAATGTAATTTTTTGGCAGGAATTGCCGGTGGAAGCAGGTTGCCCCAAAGGGCAACGGGATAGAAAACTGTAAGATGTCATTTTTTTGCAGTAGTTGTCCCCTGCCTGCTTATTGAAGCAGGAAAGATAGTGCCAGCCAGGCAGGCAGGCCGGTCCCCTCCAGCATTATCTGTTCGTCAATGTCGAACTCAGGCGAATGGAGAAGCCTGTCAGGCATTCCGGTTCCCAGCCTGTAGAATACTGCAGGGTATTCTCTCGCAAACCATGCAAAATCCTCGGTTGTCATTCTGATCTGAAGATCCTTTACCTTCCTGCTGCCAAGGTACTCTTTCATGTAACTGCCCATAAGGGATGTCATCCCGGGATCATTGTAAAGAACCGGGTATCCCTTTCTTATTTCCACACTGCATGACGCACCCAGGCTGGTGGCGATATTAACGGCTATCCTGTTGATGATCTCGTGTGCCTCTGCCCTCCATTCCTCATCCATTGTGCGAAAGGTTCCTTCAATTATAACTTCTCCTGGTATTACGTTTGTGGCGCCGTTGGCAATGAACTTGCCAAAACTCAGTACAGTTGGGATATGCGGCGGTGCAAACCTGCTTGACACCTGTTGCAGTGCAACAACCACATGTGACATAGCCGCAACCGTATCGACGGTCTTATCAGGAGTTGCACCGTGCCCGCCCTTACCTGAAACTGTAATATATATCTCATCGCCCGATGCCATATAAACTCCCGGGCGGATTCCTGTTTCTCCTGCGCCCAGTTCGGGCAGCACGTGTTGTGCAATCACGACTGATGGTTGATTGTTGCCGAATACCTTTTCTTCCAGCAGCTTCTTTGCACCACCAGGCAGTGTTTCTTCCCCGGGCTGGAATAACAGGTGAACCGTCCCGGTAAATTCATCTTCAAGTTCCTTTATTATCCTGGCTGCACCGATCAGGCAGGAGGCATGCACATCGTGCCCGCAAGCATGCATAACACCAGGCACCAGGGATCTCCAGGGCAGGTCATTCTTCTCGGTTACAGGCAGCGCATCCAGTTCTGCCCTCAATGCAATACATTTGCTGCTCCTGCCTGCTTTGCCTGTTATGGTAGCCAGGAGGCCGGTGCCTGCCACTGTTTTGCAGTCCAACCCGTACTCCTCCAGTCTTTTTTTTACAAAGGCCGATGTTTCATGCTCCCTGAATGAGAGCTCGGGATGCATATGAATATGCCGGCGGATGGCGATTACTTCATCCAGGTATTGTGCCGACTTTTTTCTGATGATTTCTGCCAGTTGCATGCTCTGATTTTGTATTTTTGCCTGGTAATGCTGTTATAAACATGTAAATATAATGAATTGGCCGAAGATAACATTTGCAAGTTTGCTCGTAGCACTGGTATTCTCTTCAGTATACGGACAAACCGGTCCGGTGATCCATTTTGAGAATAGGCAGCACAATTTCGGGCAGATAAGCGAGGACGGAGGGCCTGTCCGCCAAAGGTTCCTGTTTGAAAACAGGGGTACTGAGCCGCTGGTTATGACAAATGTTGTGGCAGGTGGAGGGATATCTGTCCTTGCATGGACCAGGAATCCCGTAATGCCCGGCGATAGCGGGATTGTAACCATTGAGTTCAATCCCGTCAATATGCCGGGCAGGTTCAACAGGCTTATAACGGTCAGCGCCACGGGTTCTCCTTCAACTGTCAGTCTCAGGTTGCTTGGTGAGGTAATACCTGCCGTGAAGACTCCCGAAGAGATGTTTCCGCATCAGATCGGGCCTCTCAGGCTCAGATCAAACCATATTCCTCTGGGGAGGGTTTCTCCAGGGGAGGTCGTTGTTGATTCCGTAAGGGTAATAAACATGGCTGATGATAATCTGGAAATTTCGTTTACGGGTGTTCCGGCTTATGCATCTTTTCGTGCCGTGCCGGTTGAAATCAGCCCCGGTGAGGAGGGAAATATTGAAGTTACGTTCGATGCCGGCAGCAGGGATGAATGGGGTTCCGTAACCAGCCATGCCCGGGTGCTTGTAAACGGCCGGACAGAAGGCAGGAATGTTATATATATAAGCGCCAATGTTCTGGAGGATTTCTCAGGGATGACAGAGGAGGAGATGGATCTGGCCGCATCAATCACTTTTGATGAAAGGGTTTTCAATTTTGGCACCCTGAAACAGGGTGAGACTGCAGAGCACAGTTTTCTGTTCACAAATACAGGGGAATCAGAGCTCATAATTCGTGCAGTCAGGAGCGGATGCGGTTGTACGGCAATCGATCCGGAAAAGACATTGTTGCAGCCCGGTGATACGAGTAGTATAGGTGCAGTTTTTAACTCACGCGGTCTTCGTGGCAGGCAGAGTAAAACCATTACTGTAATTACCAATGACCCACGAAACCCGGTTGTTGTTCTGCGGGTTACAGGAGAGGTGGTGAACGAATGAACAAAGAAGGAAAGCATAAAAGTGCATTATCAGTAAGCCGCGGTGTTGAACAGCCTCCTTCGGTTAACCCTGCCAGAGGCAGCTCTTCCCGTAACCGCGCCAGGAGAAGGATGCCGGTAAACTATTACCTTGAAGGAATACTTAACCGGGACATCAGTAGTCTTGGCCGCGCTATAACTCTTATAGAGAGCTCCTTGCCGGCTGACAAGGAGATTGCGGGCGAACTGGTGGAGCTTTGTCATCCTCATGCCGGCAATTCTGTAAGGATAGGTATTACCGGTGTGCCCGGTGTAGGTAAGAGCTCATTTATTGAGAGCTTCGGCAAGATGCTGACAGCGAGCGGCTCACGTATTGCCGTGCTGGCTGTTGATCCCAGCAGCGGACTGTCGAAGGGAAGTATCCTGGGAGACAAGACCAGAATGGAAGAACTATCGGCCGATCCGGATGCATTCATCAGGCCCTCACCCTCGGGCGGGTCACTGGGAGGAGTTGCCCGTAAAACCAGGGAGAGTATAATATTGTGTGAGGCCGCCGGGTTTGATACTGTAATTGTTGAGACAGTGGGAGTGGGGCAGTCGGAAACCGCAGTCCATTCAATGGTCGATTTTTTCCTTCTTCTTATGCTTGCAGGTGCCGGTGATGAGCTGCAGGGTATCAAGCGCGGCATTATGGAGATGGCCGATATGCTGGTAATAACAAAAGCTGACGGGAATAATACGGAAAAGGCTGAGTTGGCAAAAGCGCAATATCAGAATGCACTTCAGCTTTTTCCCCAGCCTGCATCAGGATGGAAACCCCGTGTAGGCCTATGTTCGGCACATAATAGAACCGGACTTGAAAGCATAAATGGCATCATCAGCGAGTATATCAGGTTTACCAGGGCATCGGGCTATTTTCGCGAGAACAGGCTTACCCAGTCCCTTTACTGGATGCATGAGAGCATCGAGCAGCAGCTCCGCGACATTTTCTATAATGATCAGCGGGTAGCTTCAGAGCTTGAGAGTTTAAGGCAGGAGGTGGCAAGCGGCAGGATAACGAGCTTCACAGCAGCAGGAAGACTGATCGATAAATTCAAAGGTACAGGACAGTGAGTAAACAAAAAAGCAATATCAGCATCAAGAACAGGAAGGCTTCATTCAACTTTGAACTTGTAGAGAAGTTTGTTGCAGGAATCGTGCTTGGCGGTACAGAGATCAAGTCCATCAGGGAGGGGAAGGCGAACCTTGCTGATGCATATTGTTTTTTCATTAGCGATGAACTCTGGGTAAGTGGCATGAATATAGCTGAATACTCCCATGGCAGCTACAATAATCATGATCCCGGACAGGACAGGAAACTACTCCTGAATAAACGTGAGCTGAGGAAGCTTAAAAAGAAATCCCAGGATAAGGGATTCACCATTGTTGCAACCAGGCTCTTCATCAACGAGCGGGGTCTCGCAAAACTGGAAATAGCGCTTGCCAGGGGCAAGAGAGAATACGACAAGAGGCAGGAGATCAAAAAGCGTGATATTAACAGGGAGATGGACAGGCTTGTCAGGTAGCTGAAAACAATAGCGTTACCCGGTATTATTGCATCTCAGGCCGGAATTACCCTAACCTGAAGTTTTGTGAAACAGAAGCTTCCTTACTGCGAGAAAAAGAAATCGTTAAGCTCATAAATATCTTCAGCCGTCAGGTCCAGTCTGCCGTCAAAGAACAGGTTGATCGCCCTGATAAGTTCATCGAACGATATGAAGCCATCTCTGTCAGTGTCAAGGGGGCGAAACTTCTCAGGTATCCCGTCATAACTCCTGAATTGCCTTGCCGTATAGTGGTAAGCAGGCATTATTGCAGCGAGGTCAAGCTCATCCCTGGCTACTGCATTTTCTCTTTGTCCCAATTGTTCGGCAAGCTGACCGGGAGGGATCTCGCGTCCAAATTCATCGACTAAGGCGCCAGGTCGTGTATTTGGCTCCAGGTCCAGGTAGTCGGGTACCCCGTCACCGTCGCTGTCCACCGGGCAGCCGAATTCATCCACTTCCACACCCGGTGGAGTGTTCGGACACAGATCCCAGAAATCGAAGACACCGTCACCGTCCTCATCCTCGACAAGGGTGTAGTCGAACTCGACATCGGCATACAGCCTTTCCACAACTATAGTCTCCGGATCGGAAAAGAGATCCAGGTGGAAAGTCACATAAGAGTAGGAGAACCTGTCGTTCCTGCTATTGGATTTTATCCCGGCAATCCCCGTGCTTATGTTGTCTATCATATCGGTAAAGGTGAAATGTATCGAACTGCCTATCCTCATATTTACCCTGTCGGTGATCCTGAAATCCAGCCCATAATCGACCGGAACCGCAAATGCGATCTGCGGGTAGTTACCCATCCCGTAGAGGTTGGCACTTCGGAGGTCGGTCTCGTAAATGTAGTTGCGCCGGATTATATTGCTTTGGTAAGCATGGGGGGAGTTTTCGGGTATATCTCTTATGGTGCCGTCTGACCAGTAGTTGTAAGGGTTGCCGTTATCATCAAGAAGGTCTGCCTTGGAATTGAACTGGAAGGACTCAATGCCGGCTGATACAAACGGGGTAATCCACCTGCTGGATCTGAAAATATGGTTAAAGGTGTACTCAAAGTTAAGTCCGAAATTGATTATCTCCGACTGGAAATTAAGGTTCCTTTCAAGATCCAGGTATGATCTCTCGTTACCTGTAAGCCTGCCATAAAGCATGAAGAAATTGAGACGGTAATTGCGGCGCCTGTCCAGGAAAGTTGAAACATTGAGTCTGTACCCCGGCTGACTGCTCCAGAGTGCCGAATAAAAATCGGTTACATCTCCCATAAAGCCGAAGGATCCTATGCCGAAAGCCAGGACCGGCTTATATACGGGATCTTCCACCTCTATCTCCTCCCTCAGAAGCCGCTCAAATTCATCGTCCTGACCGACCTGTGCAAGAAGCAGTGCCGGGAATACTGCGGTTATTACCGACAGAAGCAGAAGGGTACTGATCGTCCTCATGTTCTGCATAAACAACAGTGTGTTTACTTAGTCTACGGGAGTAAAAATAATAAGTTCTGGGCAAATAGAACTAAATTATGATTACTTTATCGTTTTTTCCGGGTTTGGCTAAGAGTTCCGCATTTTTGGGCAATCACCTGTACCATCTGTGGTTTGCAATTGCCAGTGCTTCCTGGACGGTTATCCTTGTCCCGTGGTTATAGGCGGAAACAAAGGCGTCTCCAACTGGCGTTGTATTCCAGATATGCACTCTCTGGTCGCGGGCTGACCTGTAATCAGGGAAAGAACCGATTGTATACTTGATCCAGCCTTCGTGCAGCTCTGTATGGACGGTATACGGAATCTCAAGGTTCCCGAAATAGCCGTCAGGGTCAACCGGCCTTCTGCCTGCCGCAAGCTGAACCCTGTAATATACACCATCTTCAGGCGGCAATGGTCTAACAAGCTGATCGGGCGCGGGTGCGGGAACCGCTGGTGCCGGCCGCGGTGATGTTACCGGCGGTGCTGGCATACGCATGGGTGCCGTAGTCCTTGCCTCCAGTAGGGCCGAAGAGAGCAACCGTAGTCTACCGGCTTCTGAAAGTGTTTCCAGCGGGGCCTCCCTTTCAACCACCGGTAAGTTAGAGGTAATGTCGTTTTGAACAACCGAAAACTCACCTGATGGCTGGGGGACTGTCTCGTAATCTGTCACCGGAACGAGCCTGTAGGATACAAGGAATGTAGTTTCCGGAGAGAGCTCTCTCCAGATGAACCTGACCGTCTGATCTGAAAAAGTAAAGATCCCCCCGTGGCTTTCAACTTCAACAGCAGTGAATCCGTGGGGTATCTTCTCTTCAATTCTTGCAAAGGAGCTCCTTGGGCCACTGCTTACCAGGATGTTTACCAGGTAACCCTGCCCGTCATCTGCCACCGGAACCTGCCTCACGGCCACCGCTTCAGAAATGCCGGGAGCCGGAACGGAGATGCCGGGCTCAGGTTCAGCCGTCTCACCTATTTCAACTATCAGATTTTCATCAATGTATGGTGATGGCTCAATTTGTATTGCAACACCGGGAGCATCTGCTCTCATACGCCGGTTATCTTCAATATAGCTGAAAGTTCCGCTGAGGTTGAGCTCGCCCCTGAGCCGCTCATCAATATGCAGCTTGTAACGTATCCGGAGGGTCTCCTCGCTGGGAAGGTTCAGCCATATCATCCTGACGGTATTATGCTCGAAGGAGAAATCCATATCTGCGGGATATACCGGCGATGCTTTTATACCCCGGGGAAGCTCCTGATGGAAACGCGCAAAGCCTGAAATACCGGCTTTGTGCAGCTCAATTTCGACTTCGACAGTGGTGCCGGCTTCGGCACTGGGGGGTGTAATGATTTGCAGATGAACATTCTCCCTGGTAAACAAACCTATAAACAGAACCAGATTAATTGTAACGACCAGAATGATGTATTTCAGCATATCTGCATATAATGTCAGTTAAAGTGGGCAATTTTAGCCCCTGGCAATTATGAGATAAAATTCTGAAAAAAATCAATCAGTTTTTAATTACCTTAGAATCAAATATTAACAAAATATCAACACTGGAGGCAGAGTATCAGAAATTGGGGCTGAGAAGGTACTTCGAATAGAAGCTGTTGATCTTTTCAACCGCCTCGTCGGCAGCATCGACAACAGAAAATAACTCCATGTCGCCGGGGCTGATATATTTCTCCTCTTCAAGCATTACCTCTTTTATCCATTCAATCAGGCCTTTCCAATAGTTTTTGCCAACCAGTATGATCGGGAACCTGCCGATCTTCTCAGTCTGGATAAGGGTGATAGCCTCGAAGAGCTCATCAAATGTTCCAAATCCGCCGGGGAGGACAATAAATCCCTGTGCATATTTGACGAACATCACTTTGCGAACAAAGAAGTGGCTGAAATTTATTAATTTATCACTGTCAATAAACAGGTTGGCTCCCTGTTCGTGTGGAAGGTCTATGTTAAGACCCACAGACCGTCCTCCCCCTCTGCGCGCACCCATATTTGCCGCTTCCATAATGCCGGGTCCGCCGCCTGTGATCACGCCGTAGCCGGATTGTGTGAGCTTGAAGGCAATCTCTTCAGCCAGTTTGAAGTACTTGTTTTCCGGCGAGGTTCTTGCCGATCCGAATATTGATACGCAGGGGCCTATCCTGCTCATTTTTTCAAACCCTTCGACAAATTCGGCAATTACCTTGAATATTGTCCATGAATCGAACGTTTTGATCTCGTTCCAGTCTTTTTCTGTAAATGCGCTTTTAATTCTTTCTTCTGCCATCATGATTGATAATGAATTTGGGTAAATGTTGATTTGATTTGACTATTCAGCCGGTTCCGGATTGAGTATGGATCTGAGACATTGTCCGGTAAAGCTTTCTGTGACCTGTGCAACATCCTCGGGAGTGCCTGCTGCAATTATCCTGCCTCCTTCTCTGCCTCCGTAAGGGCCCAGGTCAATAATATGGTCTGCTACCTTTATAACATCCATGTTGTGTTCAATTACTATCACGGTATTACCCCTGTCAACCAAAGTGTTGAGAACCTTAAGAAGCACCCTGATATCTTCAAAATGAAGTCCGGTAGTAGGTTCGTCAAGAACATACAGGGTCCTGCCGGTGTCTTTCCTGGCAAGCTCAGCTGCAAGTTTCACCCTCTGGGATTCTCCTCCTGAAAGGGTTGTTGATGCCTGGCCCAGTTTGACATATCCCATCCCGACCCTCTGCAGGGTGTATATCTTGCGGTAGATTGACGGTATCTTTTCGAAGAACTCAACGGCCTGGTTAATGGTCATGTCCAGCACATCGCTTATTGATTTGCCCTTGAATTTTACCTCCAGCGTTTCCCTGTTATATCTTTTACCGTTACAGTCCCTGCACTGAACGTAAACATCGGGAAGAAAATTCATCTCAATGGTCTGAACGCCGGCTCCCCTGCAGGTTTCACATCTTCCGCCCCTGACATTGAAAGAGAACCTGCCTGCCTTCCATGCCCTTATCTTTGCCTCCGGTGTCTGTTCGAACAGCTTCCGTATATCTGCAAACACACCAGTGTAGGTTGCGGGGTTTGATCTGGGTGTGCGGCCAATAGGGGATTGGTCAACCTCAATTATCTTGTCGGTATTCTCCATGCCCTCTACGCCCAGGCAGGGCAGAGGCTCCTTGCGGGCATTGTAGAAATGTCTGCTCATATATGGCTGGAGCGTTTCTTTGATCAGGCTTGATTTTCCGCTCCCCGACACCCCCGTAACGCAGATAAGCTTGCCTGTGGGAATTACCGCATCTATGTCTTTGAGATTGTTGCCGGAGGCCCCGCGTATTAATATACTGGTCCCGTTTCCGTCACGGCGTGACAATGGCATTTCTATCTCTCTCCGGGCTGAGAGGTAGCATCCTGTGAGAGTACCTGTTTGTGCAACTTCGCCCGGAGTGCCGCAGGCTGCTATCTCACCTCCCTTTCTTCCCGCCCTGGGTCCCATGTCGATGACATAATCGGCTGACTCTATCATATCTCTGTCATGCTCGACAACTATTACGGAATTACCCTTATCCCTGAGCTGCTTTAACGAATCTATCAACTTCCTGTTATCGGTCTGGTGAAGGCCGATACTTGGTTCATCCAGTATGTACAATACATTGACCAGCTGTGACCCTATCTGGGTGGCCAGCCTTATCCGCTGGCTTTCCCCACCTGAAAGGCTTGCTGAATTGCGGTTCAGTGACAGGTAATTCAGTCCGACACTCAACAGAAATCCAAGCCTTGCCCTGATCTCTTTGATGATCTCTGAAGAAATAAGCTTCTGCTTTTCAGTAAGCTCCGCATCGACCGATGAGAACCAGCTGTCCAGCATATCAAGGTCCATTTCAGCCAGCTCTGCAATGTTCTTCCCTGCAATCATAAAGAACAGGGCCTCATTATGAAGCCTGGTTCCATTACAGTTGGGGCAAACCGTTCTTTTGAGATACTGACCGGCCCACTTGTCTTTCCTTCCCCCGTTACCGTTCTCCCTTTGGTTGGCAATATAGTTGATTACACCGTCAAAACTCATGAAGTAGTTTGACGCTGATCCCAGTGGTGAGTGAAGCAGCTTGAAAGATTCTTCCGATCCGTATAATATGGTGTTGAGGGCTTCACCCGGTATATCACCCAGGGGTGTGTTGAGGGAGAACCCGTGTTTTGCCGCAATAGCTTCCAGTTGCCAGAATATCAGCGAGTTTTTGTATGTGCCCAGTGGCTCTATACCACCTCTTCTGATTGACAGGTCCGGTCTGGGTATTATCTTCTCCAGGTCCATCTCGGCCACTGTTCCCAGTCCCCCACACCTGGGGCAGGCACCCCTGGGCGAGTTGAAAGAAAAGGTGTGTGGGGCAGGCTCATTGTATGATATACCCGATGCGGGGCACATCAGTTGTTTGCTGAAATACCTTGTTTCGCCACTCTCAGCATCCATGACCATGATTATATTCCTGCCATGCTGCATGGCGGTTTTTATGGTAGCGGCAATTCGTGGCTTGTCATTGTCAGTTACATGGAGCTTGTCAATAACTATCTCAATGTGATGGGTTTTATACCTGTCCACACGCATCCCCGGTTTGAGTCCTGTAATCTCCCCGTTGATCCTGGCATGAAGGAATCCCTTTCTCTGAATCTGTTCAAAAAGTTCCTTGTAGTGCCCCTTCCTCCCCTTTACCACCGGCGCCAGTATCAGGGTCTTCCGGTTTCTGTACCTTTCGGTTATAAGGCTGATGATCTGATCGTCGGTATACTTTACCATCTCATCACCCGTTACCGGTGAATATGCTATGGCGGCGCGTGCATAAAGGAGGCGCAGGAAATCATATATTTCAGTTATGGTACCTACGGTTGACCGGGGGTTTTTGTTGCTGGTTTTTTGTTCAATTGCTATTACCGGACTTAAACCGCTGATGTTATCGACATCAGGCCTTTCC is a genomic window of Marinilabiliales bacterium containing:
- the uvrA gene encoding excinuclease ABC subunit UvrA — translated: MKYLRNGDTGAIRVLGARVHNLKNIEVTIPRNKLVVITGLSGSGKSSLAFDTIYAEGQRRYMETMSAYARQFLGSMERPDVDNISGLSPVIAIEQKTSNKNPRSTVGTITEIYDFLRLLYARAAIAYSPVTGDEMVKYTDDQIISLITERYRNRKTLILAPVVKGRKGHYKELFEQIQRKGFLHARINGEITGLKPGMRVDRYKTHHIEIVIDKLHVTDNDKPRIAATIKTAMQHGRNIIMVMDAESGETRYFSKQLMCPASGISYNEPAPHTFSFNSPRGACPRCGGLGTVAEMDLEKIIPRPDLSIRRGGIEPLGTYKNSLIFWQLEAIAAKHGFSLNTPLGDIPGEALNTILYGSEESFKLLHSPLGSASNYFMSFDGVINYIANQRENGNGGRKDKWAGQYLKRTVCPNCNGTRLHNEALFFMIAGKNIAELAEMDLDMLDSWFSSVDAELTEKQKLISSEIIKEIRARLGFLLSVGLNYLSLNRNSASLSGGESQRIRLATQIGSQLVNVLYILDEPSIGLHQTDNRKLIDSLKQLRDKGNSVIVVEHDRDMIESADYVIDMGPRAGRKGGEIAACGTPGEVAQTGTLTGCYLSARREIEMPLSRRDGNGTSILIRGASGNNLKDIDAVIPTGKLICVTGVSGSGKSSLIKETLQPYMSRHFYNARKEPLPCLGVEGMENTDKIIEVDQSPIGRTPRSNPATYTGVFADIRKLFEQTPEAKIRAWKAGRFSFNVRGGRCETCRGAGVQTIEMNFLPDVYVQCRDCNGKRYNRETLEVKFKGKSISDVLDMTINQAVEFFEKIPSIYRKIYTLQRVGMGYVKLGQASTTLSGGESQRVKLAAELARKDTGRTLYVLDEPTTGLHFEDIRVLLKVLNTLVDRGNTVIVIEHNMDVIKVADHIIDLGPYGGREGGRIIAAGTPEDVAQVTESFTGQCLRSILNPEPAE
- a CDS encoding TIGR00730 family Rossman fold protein; amino-acid sequence: MMAEERIKSAFTEKDWNEIKTFDSWTIFKVIAEFVEGFEKMSRIGPCVSIFGSARTSPENKYFKLAEEIAFKLTQSGYGVITGGGPGIMEAANMGARRGGGRSVGLNIDLPHEQGANLFIDSDKLINFSHFFVRKVMFVKYAQGFIVLPGGFGTFDELFEAITLIQTEKIGRFPIILVGKNYWKGLIEWIKEVMLEEEKYISPGDMELFSVVDAADEAVEKINSFYSKYLLSPNF